The region AGAGGATGGTGGACACTGGCCAGGGCGGTGAGCAGATCAAATAGTCAGCTCCAGACACTCGGCCTTCTTAAGCACTTAGTGCACATTAAGTGCCAGGGATTTGGATTGTTTGCTGCCCAGCCGCTTGGCCCCATGCCCAATCCGCTGCAGTTCCTTTTCAACATCCGAAAGCCCCTTTTTCTTCTTCAACTGCTCCTTAGTCTGCTTCAAGTTAACTGACACTTACACTTGCACTTCTGCGAAATCAAATGCATTCGCCTTGGCTTTGGGCTTGGGTTTCCTTTTCTGTTCGAATGACTACCCTTTTCAAGAGGCTGGGAACGCTTTTCCAGTTAACGGGCACAGAAAGATTGGCAATTGGAGGGGAGACCATGAAATAaatttggtaaaaaataacagaaacttaaaaaaaaacaacacagTTGGTTGCCCGGTAAACtttagtatttataaaaacaattctCTCATAAATAAGATAGTCAGCCAAGCTCttattttcactttaaattttttattcgtTAAATTATTCCTATAAAACATTACTTTCCGAAAACGAAACCACATAGAAAAGTAAAGAAGAGTTTTTTCGGAAAATGCAAAAGTGATATGAAACCCGGATCTCGCCTGATTATTATAAAGAAAACTCCAAGAAAAATCCTGTAAAGTGTAAAATTTCcaccaatttaaataaagcatTTTTAGTAAGCCATATGTCTATTTACCAATCCTTGCTCGCCCAGTTACTTTTGCCAACTCTAACACTTGTACATAAGCCGAATTTTGGTCCAATCGCCCTCGGAGGGACCTCGCACCTGACCCATTTCCCGTTCCACAGCTTTTCCCTCTATCAAAGCACGGATTGTGGGCTTCGAGGGATCCTTGGCGAAGGCGTTTTTCGAATAGTGCATAACGCTCTCGTAGTCATATGGGACGTCGAAGGTGGTCGTCTGGTCCATGGCCATGAACTGCGACCAGTACTTCCTCGGGATGTTGTCGTAGTCGATTTGCACGTACTGATCGCGGTCGGGGCGACTCTGCTCGTGGAAAAGGCCCAGCAAGTGGAGAGTTTCGTGTTGGATGACAGCCGGCATGGTGAGGCACTTCTCATTCAGGACCACTTCGTGGGGTCCAAAGGACAGGGGTTGATAGCCCACTCGGGTCCCGCACATATTGGGCGATTTCTTGAAGGACACGTAACGCTTGCCCGAGGGCGGGGATCCTTCGATCTCCTCGAACTGCACGCAGGTCTGTTCTCCAAAACTGGTCATTGCTGTCCGGACATTGGCCACCTCCTGCTCACTA is a window of Drosophila biarmipes strain raj3 chromosome 3R, RU_DBia_V1.1, whole genome shotgun sequence DNA encoding:
- the LOC108031711 gene encoding low choriolytic enzyme → MFPQTVLYLLLAVYFGPILVASEGIESYENYYNEIHVDDEQAEAKTRNALTSPLTRWPGNRIYYRIAGDYSEQEVANVRTAMTSFGEQTCVQFEEIEGSPPSGKRYVSFKKSPNMCGTRVGYQPLSFGPHEVVLNEKCLTMPAVIQHETLHLLGLFHEQSRPDRDQYVQIDYDNIPRKYWSQFMAMDQTTTFDVPYDYESVMHYSKNAFAKDPSKPTIRALIEGKAVEREMGQVRGPSEGDWTKIRLMYKC